One Desulfosoma sp. genomic window carries:
- the greA gene encoding transcription elongation factor GreA: MEKVPITRQGFRNLYAQLLYLRRVVRPRVLEELQEARLYGVKVDNQQYLWAREQHRALQRKIEDLQTKIAQCEIVVGRKFLVRRVAFGTRIIVLNVDTGQTFHFQMVGPFESDVRNGKLSIDSPVGRGLMGRTQGEEITVLTPAGERTYRILHVDM, encoded by the coding sequence ATGGAAAAGGTTCCCATTACACGACAAGGCTTTCGAAACCTTTATGCGCAGCTCTTGTACCTAAGGCGTGTGGTGCGACCTCGCGTCTTGGAAGAATTGCAGGAAGCTCGCTTGTACGGGGTCAAGGTTGACAACCAACAGTACCTTTGGGCTCGAGAACAACACCGGGCGTTGCAGAGAAAGATCGAGGATCTTCAGACCAAGATCGCCCAGTGTGAAATCGTGGTGGGTCGAAAATTCCTTGTTCGACGTGTAGCCTTTGGAACCCGAATCATTGTTCTCAATGTGGATACGGGTCAGACCTTTCATTTCCAAATGGTCGGCCCTTTTGAATCGGATGTGCGCAACGGCAAACTCTCCATTGATTCCCCCGTAGGACGTGGCCTCATGGGCCGAACCCAAGGCGAGGAAATCACCGTCCTAACCCCAGCGGGCGAACGCACCTACCGCATCCTGCACGTGGATATGTAG
- the nuoD gene encoding NADH dehydrogenase (quinone) subunit D, whose translation MSELTERLILNVGPQHPSTHGVLRVVVELEGEVIVRCTPDIGYLHRGIEKLMESKTYHQCLPLTDRIDYLAGSANNLGFVLAVEKLLGIEVPPRARYLRVIVAEMTRISSHLFWLATHAHDLGAMTPLFYAFREREQLMDLFEAVAGGRLFPCYFRIGGVARDVPDGWTDGVREFCRTFPEKMKDYETLLTKNPIWIKRTKGVGVLTVDEVLDYGLSGPVARGSGIPWDVRRADPYCGYDEFDFIIPVGENGDTYDRYLVRLEEMRQSARIILQALDRLPSGDIAVKDPTITYPPKADVYTKIESLIQHFLLVEEGIRPPEGEVFHHTEAPKGELGFYIVSDGSSHPFRVKVRTPSFVNLQVLSKMAEGRLLADLIALIGTIDIVLADVDR comes from the coding sequence ATGAGTGAGCTGACCGAACGATTGATCCTTAATGTAGGGCCTCAACATCCCAGTACCCATGGGGTGCTGCGGGTGGTGGTGGAATTGGAAGGGGAGGTCATTGTGCGGTGCACGCCGGACATTGGGTACTTGCACCGCGGCATTGAAAAGCTCATGGAATCCAAGACCTACCACCAATGCCTGCCCTTGACCGACCGCATCGATTACCTGGCCGGTTCCGCCAACAATTTGGGGTTCGTGCTGGCGGTGGAAAAGCTTCTGGGCATCGAGGTGCCGCCTCGAGCTCGGTACCTTCGGGTGATCGTGGCGGAAATGACTCGAATCTCCAGCCACCTCTTTTGGCTGGCCACCCACGCCCATGACCTTGGAGCCATGACACCGCTGTTTTATGCGTTTCGAGAACGGGAACAACTCATGGATCTTTTTGAGGCGGTGGCGGGAGGGCGTTTGTTTCCGTGTTATTTTCGTATCGGCGGCGTTGCTCGCGATGTTCCTGACGGCTGGACCGATGGGGTTCGGGAATTTTGCCGCACTTTTCCCGAAAAGATGAAAGACTATGAAACCCTTCTCACCAAAAATCCTATCTGGATCAAGCGCACCAAGGGTGTTGGGGTGCTCACGGTGGATGAGGTTTTGGACTACGGGTTGAGCGGCCCGGTGGCGCGAGGTTCCGGCATTCCCTGGGATGTGCGGCGCGCGGATCCCTACTGCGGGTATGATGAGTTCGATTTTATCATTCCTGTGGGGGAAAACGGGGATACCTACGATCGGTATCTGGTACGATTGGAAGAAATGCGCCAAAGCGCCCGCATCATCCTGCAGGCTCTAGATCGGCTTCCTTCAGGGGATATCGCCGTCAAGGATCCCACTATCACTTACCCGCCGAAGGCGGATGTATACACCAAGATCGAATCCCTCATTCAGCACTTTCTATTGGTGGAGGAAGGCATTCGGCCGCCTGAAGGAGAAGTTTTTCATCATACGGAAGCACCGAAAGGGGAACTGGGGTTTTACATCGTCAGTGACGGTTCGTCTCATCCTTTTCGTGTGAAAGTGCGAACCCCTAGTTTCGTGAACCTGCAGGTGCTGAGCAAGATGGCGGAAGGCAGACTTTTGGCGGATCTCATCGCCCTCATTGGAACCATTGATATCGTGCTTGCGGATGTGGATCGATAG
- a CDS encoding NADH-quinone oxidoreductase subunit B family protein has translation MGLEQQIRSQILTSTLEKFVNWARKSSVWPATFGLACCAIEMICTAANRFDIARFGMEAFRASPRQADLMIVAGTVTKKMVPAVVRIYEQMPEPKWVIAMGACASSGGIFRSYAVVQGIDRYLPVDVYVPGCPPRPEALLYGILKLHEKILKDPFLTKKEGPIVADLQAAQNLREVRA, from the coding sequence ATGGGACTAGAGCAACAGATCCGAAGCCAGATACTCACGTCCACATTGGAAAAATTCGTCAACTGGGCCAGAAAGTCTTCCGTATGGCCGGCGACGTTCGGGTTGGCCTGTTGCGCCATCGAAATGATTTGCACGGCCGCTAACCGTTTTGACATCGCTCGGTTCGGCATGGAAGCCTTTCGTGCCTCTCCGCGACAAGCGGATCTCATGATTGTGGCCGGCACGGTGACCAAGAAGATGGTGCCGGCCGTCGTGCGCATCTATGAACAGATGCCGGAACCCAAGTGGGTGATCGCCATGGGGGCGTGCGCGAGTTCGGGAGGCATCTTTCGAAGCTACGCTGTGGTGCAGGGTATTGACCGATATCTTCCGGTGGATGTGTATGTTCCGGGATGCCCTCCCAGGCCGGAAGCTCTTCTTTACGGCATTCTGAAACTCCATGAAAAAATCTTAAAGGATCCGTTTCTGACGAAAAAGGAAGGACCCATCGTGGCGGATCTTCAGGCGGCACAGAATCTTCGGGAGGTACGGGCGTGA
- a CDS encoding NADH-quinone oxidoreductase subunit C has protein sequence MSGEAVPRTYVQEVMDELAAEAVRGRTCFREQWTLEVRSEFLLQVMTELRNRWGFRYLIDVTAVDFHPKTPRFQVVYHLWCHDRQALLRVKAWVDTDPPSVPSVTGLWKTAGWHERECYDLFGITFMGHPDLRRILLPESWQGHPLRKDYPTEGPDWDLD, from the coding sequence GTGAGCGGGGAAGCGGTGCCCAGGACTTATGTGCAAGAAGTCATGGATGAACTGGCTGCCGAAGCTGTTCGTGGTCGGACATGCTTTCGGGAGCAATGGACCCTTGAAGTACGCTCGGAGTTTTTGCTGCAGGTTATGACGGAACTTAGAAACCGATGGGGATTCCGATACTTGATCGATGTGACGGCCGTGGATTTTCATCCGAAAACCCCTCGGTTTCAGGTGGTCTACCATCTTTGGTGCCACGATCGTCAGGCGTTGCTTCGTGTGAAGGCATGGGTCGACACGGATCCGCCAAGTGTTCCATCCGTCACGGGACTGTGGAAGACGGCCGGCTGGCATGAAAGGGAATGCTACGACCTTTTTGGGATCACCTTTATGGGACATCCTGATCTACGACGCATTCTGCTCCCAGAATCGTGGCAGGGGCATCCATTGCGAAAGGATTATCCCACCGAGGGTCCCGACTGGGATCTGGATTAG
- a CDS encoding NUDIX hydrolase, whose translation MEERLRTLASIHAHHLSAHLDAVRLRTGRVTERIRMEHPEAAAVLAFTDPQGTQLLMVRQWRYAIGRETLEIPAGKLDPGESAEDAARRELLEETGYSASSLAPIFRYYPAIGYSNEVIVIFAAFGLKREKVYGDQDEISKVEILSVHQVMQGIREGTITDGKTVIALCLYESLKAQGSLGLLTATP comes from the coding sequence ATGGAAGAACGCCTTCGCACACTGGCCAGTATTCATGCGCATCATCTCAGCGCTCATCTGGACGCCGTGAGGCTGCGCACAGGAAGAGTCACAGAACGCATTCGCATGGAACATCCTGAAGCCGCCGCCGTTTTGGCCTTTACGGATCCCCAAGGCACGCAGCTGCTCATGGTACGCCAGTGGCGCTACGCCATCGGTCGGGAAACCTTGGAAATACCGGCAGGTAAACTGGATCCGGGGGAATCTGCCGAAGACGCCGCCCGCCGAGAACTTCTGGAAGAAACGGGGTACTCGGCCTCGTCCCTTGCGCCCATTTTTCGATACTATCCGGCGATTGGGTATTCCAATGAAGTCATTGTCATTTTTGCTGCTTTTGGACTTAAACGTGAAAAAGTCTACGGCGATCAGGATGAAATTTCAAAGGTTGAAATTCTTTCGGTGCATCAGGTGATGCAAGGTATTCGTGAAGGAACCATCACGGACGGTAAGACCGTGATCGCGCTGTGTCTTTATGAGAGCCTCAAGGCACAAGGAAGCCTAGGCCTGCTGACTGCGACCCCGTAA
- the nuoF gene encoding NADH-quinone oxidoreductase subunit NuoF — MRRPAVFQNPSKDLSPSEVVRIQEIIEQYRGKKGALLPLLTEVQAVCGQWLPANVLAWIADEVDVHLSYLYGIATFYTMLSLEPRGKYIIRVCESPACHILGTGTVLEALRTELGIGEGQTTADGLFTLELSSCLGVCEVAPAMQINEVVFGNLTREKIHDVLERYRRGDVVDYRTLPGSGGRVRTDWEIHRRAVLLQGVGDIDPENIDDYLAIGGYEALRKVISGMSPEEVVEEVKESGLRGRGGAGFPTGMKWSFTLPLKAPEKYVICNADEGEPGTFKDRYIMEGNPHRLLEGLIIAGYAIGACKGFIYVRGEYYLSMHRLRRAVEQARQRGFLGERILGSSFSFEVEIRSGAGAYVCGEETALIESIEGLRGNPRVKPPFPGVRGLWAMPTVVNNVETLANVPLIIKNGASWYRSFGTEDSPGVKLYQICGHVNSPQIVEAPLGLTLRELIEVYGGGMKDGIPFKMCQTGGASFGFFTAEHLDTVMDYVSMQKKGGALGSGTMLVMNEKTCVVDVVRNIMHFFQHESCGFCTPCRRGTRVLYETLCRIAQGEGRESDLSMMIDLAQTMSATANCALAMSPIFFVRTTIERLKNEYLAHIVDKKCPLGVCPA; from the coding sequence ATGAGGCGTCCAGCGGTTTTTCAAAACCCTTCCAAAGACCTGAGTCCTTCCGAGGTCGTTCGAATTCAGGAAATCATTGAGCAATACCGAGGAAAGAAAGGGGCGCTGCTTCCTTTGTTGACCGAGGTGCAGGCGGTCTGCGGGCAATGGCTGCCGGCCAATGTGTTGGCCTGGATCGCCGATGAGGTGGATGTGCATTTGAGTTATCTTTACGGCATAGCCACCTTTTACACCATGTTGTCCTTGGAGCCTCGAGGAAAGTACATCATTCGTGTCTGTGAATCCCCGGCCTGCCATATTTTGGGAACGGGAACGGTCCTGGAGGCGCTTCGGACCGAATTGGGTATTGGCGAAGGGCAAACTACGGCTGACGGACTGTTCACTTTGGAACTGTCTTCCTGCCTTGGCGTGTGCGAAGTGGCTCCGGCCATGCAGATCAATGAAGTGGTCTTTGGGAACCTCACCCGCGAAAAAATTCATGATGTCCTGGAGCGGTATCGGCGAGGGGACGTGGTGGATTATCGCACCTTGCCCGGTTCCGGAGGAAGGGTGCGCACGGACTGGGAGATTCATCGTCGAGCGGTGCTGCTTCAAGGAGTTGGGGACATCGATCCCGAAAACATTGACGATTACTTAGCCATCGGCGGCTATGAAGCTCTTCGTAAAGTGATTTCGGGCATGTCCCCGGAAGAGGTGGTGGAGGAAGTCAAGGAATCGGGTTTGCGCGGCCGCGGTGGAGCCGGTTTTCCGACGGGTATGAAATGGTCTTTCACGCTGCCTTTAAAAGCACCCGAAAAATATGTGATCTGCAACGCGGATGAAGGAGAGCCCGGTACCTTTAAAGATCGCTACATCATGGAAGGGAATCCGCACCGGCTTTTGGAAGGATTGATCATCGCCGGGTATGCTATCGGTGCCTGTAAGGGTTTTATTTATGTTCGCGGGGAGTATTACCTTTCCATGCATCGGCTGCGCCGAGCCGTGGAGCAGGCGCGGCAGCGCGGCTTTCTCGGGGAACGTATTCTGGGATCTTCTTTTTCCTTTGAGGTGGAGATTCGATCCGGTGCCGGCGCCTACGTCTGCGGTGAGGAAACGGCTCTTATTGAATCCATCGAGGGACTGCGGGGCAACCCCAGGGTTAAGCCGCCTTTTCCCGGAGTTCGAGGCCTCTGGGCCATGCCCACGGTGGTCAACAACGTGGAAACCCTGGCCAATGTGCCGCTGATCATCAAAAACGGCGCTTCATGGTACCGGTCCTTTGGCACGGAAGATTCTCCAGGAGTGAAGCTCTATCAAATCTGCGGCCATGTGAATTCGCCTCAGATCGTGGAAGCCCCTTTAGGACTCACCCTTCGAGAACTTATTGAAGTGTACGGCGGCGGCATGAAAGATGGTATTCCTTTCAAGATGTGCCAAACGGGGGGAGCTTCCTTCGGCTTTTTTACGGCGGAACATCTGGACACGGTCATGGACTATGTGTCCATGCAGAAAAAAGGCGGCGCTTTAGGATCCGGCACCATGCTGGTGATGAACGAAAAGACCTGCGTGGTGGATGTGGTCCGAAACATCATGCACTTTTTCCAGCATGAATCCTGCGGATTTTGTACACCGTGTCGGCGGGGCACTCGAGTGCTTTACGAAACCCTGTGCCGAATCGCTCAAGGGGAAGGCCGTGAAAGCGATCTTTCCATGATGATCGATTTAGCCCAGACCATGTCGGCGACGGCCAATTGTGCCCTGGCCATGTCTCCCATCTTTTTTGTTCGCACCACCATCGAACGGCTCAAAAACGAATACCTGGCCCACATTGTCGACAAGAAATGCCCTCTGGGAGTCTGTCCCGCATGA
- a CDS encoding archease has translation MGGNGEAKDQNLYEIIDHTADVGLRVRGRHVAEVFEKAALGFYDLMVSLKAVEAGAVRHVSVEAEALDDLLVQWLSELLYLFEVEGFLGKKVQVVIHPQWSLTAAVQGDFFDPKRHELKLLYKAVTYHQASVDFSDGTWTAQVIFDI, from the coding sequence ATGGGTGGCAACGGTGAAGCAAAGGATCAGAATCTCTACGAAATCATCGATCACACGGCGGATGTGGGGCTTCGTGTACGAGGACGCCATGTGGCAGAGGTTTTTGAAAAAGCGGCCTTGGGATTCTATGACCTCATGGTGAGTCTTAAGGCTGTGGAAGCTGGTGCTGTTCGTCATGTCAGCGTGGAAGCCGAGGCGTTGGATGATCTTTTGGTGCAGTGGCTTTCCGAGCTTCTTTACCTTTTTGAAGTGGAGGGTTTTTTGGGCAAGAAGGTGCAAGTGGTTATCCATCCGCAATGGAGCCTGACCGCCGCCGTCCAGGGTGACTTTTTCGATCCGAAACGCCATGAACTCAAGCTCCTTTACAAAGCCGTAACGTATCATCAAGCTTCCGTAGATTTCTCTGACGGCACATGGACGGCTCAGGTGATCTTTGATATCTGA
- the nusA gene encoding transcription termination factor NusA has translation MASELKRLIDQVSREKGIDRAVLIETLVEAVKSAIKKRYGSKIDVEVTYNDEFGEMEAFTFKEVVEEVEDPEKQISLEQARNLDPESEIGDELGIRMDTDTLGRIAAQSAKQVIIQKMKDAEREATYEEYKDRKREIVTGIVQKVDRSGIIVNLGRAEAVLPVKEQIPREVYRQGDRIRAYILDVKKISKGPQIVLSRTHPDFLIQLFRLEVPEVSDGTVSILAAAREPGSRAKIAVVSKDSDVDPVGACVGMKGSRVQAVVQELRGEKIDIVPWNMDPAKFVVNALAPAIITKVIIDQANRSMEVIVPDDQLSLAIGRRGQNVRLASRITGWHIDVKSESRYERQKQAGYQALLHIDNLSEEMADKLYEAGITSLNEFCEAGIDELETLTGLSASALEAMQSQARSLLESAGELEVEENELDEDENHAGEEGESEEPESEEHMKPVE, from the coding sequence ATGGCCAGTGAATTGAAACGGTTGATCGATCAAGTCAGTCGAGAAAAAGGGATCGATCGTGCCGTGTTGATAGAAACCCTGGTCGAAGCGGTCAAGTCGGCCATCAAGAAGCGCTACGGGTCCAAGATTGACGTAGAGGTAACCTATAACGACGAGTTTGGAGAAATGGAAGCCTTTACGTTCAAAGAAGTGGTTGAAGAAGTCGAGGATCCGGAAAAGCAGATTTCACTGGAACAGGCTCGAAACCTGGACCCGGAATCGGAAATCGGCGATGAACTAGGCATCCGCATGGACACGGACACCCTTGGCCGCATCGCAGCGCAATCGGCCAAACAGGTGATTATTCAAAAGATGAAGGATGCCGAAAGGGAAGCCACGTACGAAGAATACAAGGACCGAAAACGCGAAATCGTCACGGGGATTGTCCAAAAGGTGGATCGTTCCGGCATCATCGTGAATCTAGGTCGCGCCGAAGCCGTTTTACCGGTCAAAGAACAGATTCCTCGCGAAGTGTACCGGCAGGGGGATCGCATTCGTGCCTATATTTTGGATGTGAAAAAGATCAGCAAGGGCCCGCAGATCGTCCTGAGCCGCACGCATCCGGATTTTTTGATTCAGCTCTTTCGCCTTGAAGTGCCTGAAGTCAGCGACGGAACGGTGAGTATTTTGGCCGCGGCACGCGAGCCTGGATCCCGAGCCAAGATCGCCGTGGTGTCCAAGGATTCGGACGTGGATCCCGTCGGTGCCTGTGTGGGCATGAAGGGATCCAGGGTTCAGGCGGTGGTACAGGAACTGCGTGGAGAAAAGATCGATATCGTCCCCTGGAACATGGATCCGGCCAAGTTTGTGGTGAACGCTTTGGCTCCGGCCATTATCACCAAGGTCATCATCGATCAGGCCAATCGAAGCATGGAAGTCATTGTGCCTGATGATCAGCTGTCCCTGGCCATCGGCCGTCGAGGTCAGAATGTGAGGCTGGCATCGCGAATCACGGGCTGGCATATCGACGTGAAAAGCGAATCCCGCTATGAACGTCAAAAGCAAGCCGGCTACCAGGCTCTGCTGCACATCGATAACTTGTCGGAAGAAATGGCCGACAAGCTCTATGAAGCGGGCATCACTTCCCTGAACGAGTTTTGTGAAGCGGGAATCGATGAGTTGGAGACTCTGACCGGCCTTTCCGCGTCAGCTCTGGAAGCCATGCAGTCCCAGGCTCGATCCCTGTTGGAAAGCGCTGGAGAGCTGGAAGTCGAGGAGAATGAGCTTGATGAAGACGAAAACCATGCCGGGGAGGAAGGGGAAAGTGAAGAGCCCGAATCCGAAGAACACATGAAACCGGTGGAATAA
- the rimP gene encoding ribosome maturation factor RimP, with translation MKEDAARAVVEKIWDLTTPVITAEGMELVEVEYRRESQGWVLRLFVDRDGGVSVEDCAAVSRVVGDLLDVVDPIDGPYHLEVSSPGLDRPLRRWEHFAHQIGKVVAVRTRLPIGSRKNFKGILLAADPKGIRVDCDGIPYDIPLDAVERARLRYFESLEAVPKSRQEN, from the coding sequence ATGAAAGAGGACGCTGCGAGAGCGGTCGTTGAGAAAATTTGGGATCTGACCACCCCTGTAATTACGGCGGAAGGCATGGAATTGGTGGAAGTGGAGTACCGCCGGGAAAGTCAAGGATGGGTGCTTCGTCTTTTTGTGGATCGTGACGGCGGGGTCAGCGTGGAAGACTGTGCGGCGGTAAGTCGTGTTGTGGGCGACCTTTTGGATGTGGTGGATCCCATTGATGGTCCTTACCATCTGGAAGTCTCTTCTCCGGGGTTGGACCGGCCGCTTCGACGTTGGGAGCATTTCGCGCACCAGATCGGCAAGGTGGTGGCTGTACGCACCCGCCTTCCCATCGGCTCTCGAAAGAATTTCAAGGGAATTCTGCTGGCGGCGGACCCGAAAGGGATCCGTGTGGACTGTGACGGCATTCCCTATGACATTCCCTTGGACGCTGTGGAAAGGGCCCGTTTGCGCTATTTTGAATCGCTTGAGGCAGTACCGAAATCAAGGCAGGAAAACTGA
- the ndhC gene encoding NADH-quinone oxidoreductase subunit A: MTAMYIPVLIYLVITMGVIGAIIFLSRRIGTRKVTREKMLPYECGMDPIGTLEIHFPVKFYVLAMIFIIFDIETVFLYPWGVIVRDLGWFGFVEMLVFTVVLLIGLVYLYRKGALEWD; encoded by the coding sequence ATGACGGCGATGTATATTCCTGTGCTGATCTATCTTGTGATCACGATGGGGGTGATAGGCGCCATCATTTTTCTTTCCAGGCGCATCGGCACACGAAAGGTCACTCGAGAAAAGATGCTTCCCTACGAGTGCGGCATGGATCCTATCGGCACATTGGAAATTCATTTTCCCGTTAAATTCTATGTCTTGGCCATGATTTTCATCATTTTCGACATCGAAACCGTGTTCCTCTACCCGTGGGGCGTGATTGTTCGGGATCTGGGCTGGTTTGGATTTGTCGAAATGCTTGTCTTCACTGTGGTTCTGTTGATCGGCCTTGTCTATCTCTACCGAAAGGGGGCTTTGGAATGGGACTAG
- a CDS encoding RtcB family protein, whose translation MSGKERLSLERIDGWRWKIPRTGAMRTDGIIYAGEKMLDAIRQDQAMDQVANVACLPGIVGYSMAMPDIHWGYGFPIGGVAAFSMEEGIVSPGGVGYDINCGVRLMTTHLRALELGADKIRELVTALFRNIPSGVGSSRKDFKLSEAELDHVLLKGAQWAVSKGFGEASDLERIEEGGCIPWADPEQVSAKARERGRSQLGTLGSGNHFVEIGVVEEIYEPKTAEVFGLFLGQLTVFVHTGSRGLGHQVCDDFIRVLLKSTQKYGIELPDKQLCCAPVTSSEGRSYLGAMGAAANFAFANRQMISHWVRETFEQFFKEPSERLGLSLLYDVCHNMAKIEEHVWQGRRLKLCVHRKGATRAFAAGHEAVPDLYRSVGQPVLIPGDMGRYSYVLVGTQRAMEDTFGSTCHGAGRVLSRHQAVKSAKGRSVLKEMEDRGIFVLGASKATLVEEMPEAYKDVSDVVEVVAHAGISRPVARLRPLGVMKG comes from the coding sequence ATGAGCGGCAAAGAACGTCTCTCATTGGAAAGAATCGATGGGTGGCGCTGGAAGATTCCGCGCACCGGTGCCATGCGAACGGACGGTATCATTTATGCCGGAGAAAAAATGCTGGATGCCATTCGTCAAGATCAGGCCATGGACCAGGTGGCCAATGTGGCCTGTCTTCCCGGGATCGTGGGTTATTCCATGGCCATGCCGGACATTCATTGGGGCTATGGGTTTCCCATCGGAGGGGTGGCCGCTTTTTCCATGGAGGAAGGCATTGTTTCGCCGGGTGGTGTCGGATACGACATCAACTGTGGCGTGCGTCTCATGACCACTCACCTTAGGGCTCTTGAATTGGGTGCCGACAAGATTCGAGAACTGGTCACAGCCCTGTTTCGAAACATTCCCTCCGGCGTCGGATCTAGTCGCAAGGATTTTAAACTGAGTGAAGCCGAACTGGATCACGTGCTGCTCAAAGGGGCTCAATGGGCGGTTTCCAAAGGGTTCGGCGAAGCTTCGGACTTGGAACGCATCGAAGAGGGTGGGTGTATTCCATGGGCTGATCCCGAACAGGTGTCCGCCAAGGCCAGAGAACGTGGCCGATCCCAGTTGGGAACACTGGGATCAGGTAATCATTTTGTGGAAATCGGTGTGGTGGAAGAGATCTACGAGCCGAAGACGGCGGAGGTTTTCGGTTTGTTTTTGGGACAGCTCACCGTTTTTGTTCATACGGGCTCTCGCGGTCTGGGTCATCAAGTCTGCGACGACTTTATCCGTGTCCTGCTCAAGAGCACGCAAAAGTACGGCATCGAGTTGCCGGACAAACAACTGTGCTGCGCCCCTGTGACTTCTTCGGAAGGACGGAGTTACCTTGGAGCCATGGGAGCCGCGGCCAATTTCGCCTTTGCCAATCGCCAAATGATCAGTCATTGGGTTCGAGAAACCTTTGAACAGTTTTTTAAAGAACCGTCGGAACGCCTTGGTTTATCGCTCCTTTACGACGTATGCCACAATATGGCGAAAATTGAAGAGCATGTCTGGCAAGGGCGGCGCCTGAAATTGTGCGTGCATCGCAAGGGGGCCACTCGAGCCTTTGCGGCAGGTCATGAAGCCGTACCGGATCTCTACAGGTCTGTGGGACAGCCCGTGCTCATCCCCGGTGATATGGGTCGCTACAGCTACGTGCTGGTGGGAACGCAGCGGGCTATGGAAGATACCTTCGGCAGCACATGCCACGGTGCCGGCCGAGTGCTCAGCCGTCATCAAGCGGTGAAAAGCGCCAAGGGTCGAAGTGTCCTTAAGGAAATGGAAGATCGAGGCATCTTCGTTCTCGGCGCCAGCAAGGCCACTTTGGTGGAGGAAATGCCCGAAGCCTATAAGGATGTGAGCGATGTGGTGGAAGTTGTGGCCCACGCCGGTATCAGCCGCCCGGTGGCCAGGCTTCGCCCTCTCGGCGTTATGAAAGGGTAA